One segment of Myxococcus xanthus DNA contains the following:
- a CDS encoding MBL fold metallo-hydrolase yields MSERLPSLGLGLDLLAHSPVEARPSSVALLYRRAGEGVEVFWVKRGKALRFAGGFYAFPGGKLDAADADVPVAGASGEEAALRSAAARELFEETGVLVAHGAEALSAAKVASLRKALLDGTLGWGALLKAEGLSLSADDFRAAGRWVTPPSLPVRFDTRFYLVEMPAHARAEWWPGELAEGAWVKPADALARWGDGTALLHPPAVHAFQVLGTFTDASDVLARLASPPFCPGYVSQRIEFQQGVRVVALETPTLPPAAHTNAYVLGNGELLIVDPGAADVKQYAKLLSLVSGLKAEGLRPVAVVLTHHHGDHVGGARAVKERLGIPLWCHARTADRLDFPAERLLEDGDVLELAGEVPQRWRVLHTPGHAQGHVCLVDERSRSAVVGDMVAGVGTIVIDPPEGHMRDYLTQLARLRDWPVSTLYPAHGSPIPDGPAKLQEYLDHRAAREALILQSVPPNGATLAQVVSLAYADTPPLLHPLAERSALATLEKLVEEGLVREESLQYFRA; encoded by the coding sequence ATGAGCGAGCGTCTTCCCAGTCTGGGCCTGGGCCTGGACCTGCTGGCCCACAGTCCGGTGGAGGCCCGCCCTTCTTCCGTGGCGCTGTTGTACCGGCGCGCGGGGGAGGGCGTGGAGGTCTTCTGGGTGAAGCGCGGCAAGGCGCTTCGCTTCGCGGGCGGCTTCTATGCCTTTCCCGGCGGCAAGCTGGACGCGGCCGACGCGGACGTGCCGGTAGCGGGCGCCAGCGGAGAGGAGGCGGCGCTGCGTTCGGCCGCGGCGCGCGAGCTCTTCGAGGAGACGGGCGTTCTGGTGGCCCACGGCGCCGAGGCGCTGTCCGCCGCGAAGGTGGCGTCGCTGCGCAAGGCGCTCCTGGACGGGACGCTGGGGTGGGGCGCTCTGTTGAAGGCGGAGGGGTTGTCGCTGAGCGCGGATGACTTCCGGGCCGCGGGCCGGTGGGTGACGCCGCCGTCGCTGCCCGTGCGCTTCGATACGCGCTTCTACCTGGTGGAGATGCCCGCCCACGCGCGCGCGGAGTGGTGGCCCGGCGAGCTCGCGGAGGGCGCCTGGGTGAAGCCCGCTGATGCCCTGGCGCGGTGGGGAGATGGCACGGCGCTGCTGCACCCGCCCGCGGTGCATGCCTTCCAGGTGCTGGGCACCTTCACGGATGCGTCCGACGTCCTGGCGCGCCTGGCGTCGCCTCCGTTCTGCCCGGGTTACGTCTCGCAGCGCATCGAATTCCAGCAGGGCGTGCGCGTGGTGGCGCTGGAGACGCCCACGCTGCCGCCGGCCGCGCATACCAACGCGTATGTGCTGGGCAACGGCGAGCTGCTCATCGTGGACCCGGGCGCCGCGGACGTGAAGCAGTACGCGAAGCTGCTGTCGCTGGTGTCGGGCCTGAAGGCGGAGGGACTGCGGCCCGTGGCGGTGGTGCTTACCCACCATCACGGGGACCACGTGGGCGGCGCGCGCGCGGTGAAGGAACGCTTGGGCATCCCGCTGTGGTGCCACGCGCGTACGGCGGACCGCCTGGACTTCCCCGCGGAGAGGCTGCTGGAGGACGGTGACGTGCTGGAGCTGGCGGGCGAGGTGCCGCAGCGCTGGCGCGTGCTGCACACTCCGGGGCATGCACAGGGGCACGTGTGTCTCGTGGACGAGCGCAGCCGCTCGGCGGTGGTGGGGGACATGGTGGCCGGTGTGGGGACCATTGTCATCGACCCGCCGGAGGGGCACATGCGGGACTACCTGACGCAGCTCGCGCGGCTGCGGGACTGGCCCGTGAGCACGCTGTATCCGGCGCACGGCTCACCGATTCCGGACGGGCCCGCGAAGCTCCAGGAGTACCTGGACCACCGGGCGGCGCGGGAGGCACTCATCCTTCAGTCCGTGCCACCCAACGGCGCCACGCTGGCGCAGGTGGTATCCCTGGCCTACGCGGACACGCCGCCGCTGCTGCACCCCCTCGCGGAGCGCAGCGCGCTGGCCACCCTGGAGAAGCTGGTGGAGGAAGGCCTCGTACGTGAGGAGTCGCTCCAGTACTTCCGCGCCTAG